The following are encoded in a window of Arthrobacter sp. OAP107 genomic DNA:
- a CDS encoding cyclophilin-like fold protein has translation MSANVAAEGTPISIRIDGRTLTGTLSGNATARSLIRQLPVTLSFSDYGGQEKLAGLPESLSLDGVPAGDYADPLTIGYYAPGQVLVLYYEHVGYFRGIVRIGTFDDLAAIRGRSDRFTATLSLSA, from the coding sequence ATGAGCGCCAACGTGGCAGCAGAAGGCACCCCGATCTCCATCCGGATCGACGGAAGGACCCTGACCGGAACCCTTTCCGGCAACGCGACCGCGCGCTCCCTGATCAGGCAGCTTCCCGTGACTCTTTCCTTCAGCGACTACGGCGGACAGGAAAAACTCGCCGGGCTCCCGGAATCCCTTTCGCTCGACGGCGTTCCTGCCGGCGACTACGCCGATCCGCTGACCATCGGCTACTACGCGCCCGGCCAGGTCCTCGTCCTCTACTACGAGCACGTCGGGTACTTCAGGGGAATCGTACGGATTGGAACATTCGATGACCTCGCAGCGATCCGGGGCCGCAGCGACCGTTTCACGGCCACCCTGAGCCTCAGCGCCTGA